A single genomic interval of Dromiciops gliroides isolate mDroGli1 chromosome 1, mDroGli1.pri, whole genome shotgun sequence harbors:
- the IDNK gene encoding probable gluconokinase isoform X2: MGKGIPLNDQDRIPWLCNLHDILLRNVSSGQSVVLACSALKKMYRNILMRGESAATPKSDGPGEKEGFPELKLLVVYLNGSFEVISGRLAKRKGHFMPPELLQSQFDTLEPPSAPENFLSLSVDRSVKEMIPFIVDNIKIK; encoded by the exons atggggaaaggaatacCACTGAATGACCAG GATAGGATTCCATGGCTTTGCAACTTACATGACATTTTATTGAG aaatgtgtCCTCAGGCCAAAGCGTGGTCCTTGCCTGTTCTGCTTTGAAGAAAATGTACAGAAACATCTTAATGAGAGGAGAAAGTGCTGCAACTCCCAAGTCTGATGGGCCAGGAGAGAAAGAAGGCTTCCCAGAGCTGAAGCTCCTTGTGGTCTATTTGAATGGGTCTTTTGAAGTGATCTCTGGGCGTTTAGCcaaaagaaaaggacattttATGCCGCCAGAGCTGCTCCAGTCCCAGTTTGACACTTTGGAACCTCCATCAGCACCAGAAAACTTTTTGTCACTTAGCGTAGACAGAAGTGTCAAGGAAATGATTCCTTTTATTGTGgacaatataaaaattaaatga
- the IDNK gene encoding probable gluconokinase isoform X1 has translation MEPPQVVLVMGVSGSGKSTVGSLLATELGWKFYDADDYHPEENRKKMGKGIPLNDQDRIPWLCNLHDILLRNVSSGQSVVLACSALKKMYRNILMRGESAATPKSDGPGEKEGFPELKLLVVYLNGSFEVISGRLAKRKGHFMPPELLQSQFDTLEPPSAPENFLSLSVDRSVKEMIPFIVDNIKIK, from the exons ATGGAACCTCCCCAGGTGGTGCTGGTGATGGGAGTGAGCGGCTCTGGAAA atcAACAGTGGGATCACTCCTGGCAACTGAG ctggggTGGAAATTCTATGATGCCGATGACTACCATCCTGAAGAAAATCgaaaaaagatggggaaaggaatacCACTGAATGACCAG GATAGGATTCCATGGCTTTGCAACTTACATGACATTTTATTGAG aaatgtgtCCTCAGGCCAAAGCGTGGTCCTTGCCTGTTCTGCTTTGAAGAAAATGTACAGAAACATCTTAATGAGAGGAGAAAGTGCTGCAACTCCCAAGTCTGATGGGCCAGGAGAGAAAGAAGGCTTCCCAGAGCTGAAGCTCCTTGTGGTCTATTTGAATGGGTCTTTTGAAGTGATCTCTGGGCGTTTAGCcaaaagaaaaggacattttATGCCGCCAGAGCTGCTCCAGTCCCAGTTTGACACTTTGGAACCTCCATCAGCACCAGAAAACTTTTTGTCACTTAGCGTAGACAGAAGTGTCAAGGAAATGATTCCTTTTATTGTGgacaatataaaaattaaatga